One window of Trifolium pratense cultivar HEN17-A07 linkage group LG5, ARS_RC_1.1, whole genome shotgun sequence genomic DNA carries:
- the LOC123887526 gene encoding glucose-1-phosphate adenylyltransferase large subunit 2, cytosolic-like, with amino-acid sequence MILHFSGMIKPPKFQFYDSKTPFFTSPRFLPPTRVEKCKVFPEILTTHRSRKMQEGNVLVGVGENTKIRNCIIDMNAKIGRNVIITNADGVDEADKTKEGFYIRSGITVILKNATIKDGTVI; translated from the exons ATGATCCTTCATTTTTCTGGAATGATCAAG CCTCCAAAATTTCAATTCTATGATTCAAAGACACCTTTCTTCACTTCCCCGAGATTCTTACCACCCACCAGAGTAGAAAAATGCAAGGTATTCCCCGAGATTCTTACCACCCACCGAAGTAGAAAAATGCAAG AAGGAAATGTCCTAGTTGGTGTTGGagaaaataccaaaataag GAATTGTATAATCGACATGAATGCAAAAATTGGAAGAAATGTGATCATTACAAATGCTGAT GGTGTTGATGAAGCAGACAAAACTAAGGAAGGATTTTACATTAGGTCAGGCATCACCGTTATACTGAAGAATGCAACAATTAAAGATGGAACAGTTATATGA
- the LOC123884691 gene encoding (-)-isopiperitenol/(-)-carveol dehydrogenase, mitochondrial-like, with the protein MAEAPSTNTTLRLSGKIAIVTGGASGIGEATARVFANEGARVVVIADIQDEMGSQVAKSIGNQRCIYIHCDVTDEDQVQNLIQSTVNSYGQVDIMFSNAGIISPTNQTVMELDMSQLDRLFDVNVRGMALCVKHAARAMVDGCVRGSIVCTGSVGGSEGSSRSTDYTMSKHAVLGLMRAASVQLATHGIRVNSVSPSGLATPLTCKLLGMSKENAQENYRKYSRLEGVVLTPKHVADAVLFLVSNEAEFITGLDLRVDGGFAKL; encoded by the exons ATGGCAGAAGCTCCATCTACAAACACAACTCTAAGATTATCGGGCAAAATTGCTATTGTAACCGGAGGTGCTAGTGGCATCGGCGAAGCCACGGCGCGTGTCTTTGCAAATGAAGGTGCGCGTGTGGTTGTGATCGCCGACATCCAAGATGAGATGGGCAGTCAAGTAGCTAAGTCAATTGGCAACCAAAGGTGTATCTACATCCATTGTGATGTGACAGACGAAGATCAAGTTCAAAATCTCATTCAATCAACGGTCAATTCTTATGGGCAG GTAGATATTATGTTCAGTAATGCTGGAATCATTAGTCCAACCAACCAAACAGTGATGGAACTTGATATGTCCCAACTCGACCGTTTATTTGATGTCAATGTTCGTGGAATGGCATTGTGTGTGAAACACGCAGCTCGTGCAATGGTGGACGGTTGTGTGAGGGGGAGCATAGTGTGCACAGGGAGTGTTGGTGGCAGCGAGGGAAGCTCAAGGTCAACAGATTACACAATGTCAAAACATGCTGTGTTGGGACTAATGCGCGCGGCCAGTGTGCAACTTGCAACACACGGGATAAGAGTGAACTCTGTCTCGCCAAGTGGACTGGCGACACCTTTGACTTGTAAGTTGTTGGGGATGAGTAAGGAGAATGCACAAGAGAATTATCGAAAATACTCAAGGCTTGAAGGAGTGGTGCTCACGCCCAAACACGTGGCAGATgctgttttgtttttagtttctaATGAGGCGGAGTTTATCACCGGACTTGATCTTAGGGTTGATGGTGGATTTGCTAAGTTATAA
- the LOC123884837 gene encoding (+)-cis,trans-nepetalactol synthase NEPS2-like: MAEAPSPNTNLRLSGKIAIVTGGASGIGEATVRVFANEGVLVVVIADIQDELGNQVAASIGNQRCIYVHCDVADEDQVQNLIESTVNTYGQVDIMFSNAGIVSPTSQTLMELDMSQLDRLFSVNVRGMALCVKHAARAMVEGRVRGSIVCTGSVSSSQGGATSTDYTMSKHAVLGLMRAASVQLATHGIRVNIVSPNGLATPLTCKSLGMSEEKAQETYKKYARLEGVVLTPKHVADAVLFLVSNEAEFITGLDLRVDGGFAYGK; the protein is encoded by the exons ATGGCAGAAGCTCCATCTCCAAACACTAATCTCAGATTATCTGGAAAAATAGCCATCGTGACTGGAGGTGCTAGTGGCATCGGAGAAGCCACGGTGCGTGTTTTTGCTAATGAAGGCGTTCTAGTGGTGGTGATTGCGGACATCCAAGACGAGCTTGGAAATCAAGTAGCAGCATCCATTGGCAACCAAAGGTGCATCTATGTCCATTGTGACGTTGCAGACGAAGATCAAGTTCAAAATCTCATCGAATCAACGGTCAATACTTATGGGCAG GTAGATATAATGTTCAGCAATGCTGGAATTGTTAGTCCCACTAGTCAAACATTAATGGAACTTGATATGTCCCAACTGGACCGTTTATTTTCGGTCAATGTTCGAGGAATGGCGTTGTGCGTGAAACACGCGGCGCGTGCAATGGTGGAAGGGCGCGTGAGGGGTAGTATCGTGTGCACAGGGAGTGTTTCCAGTAGCCAGGGAGGCGCAACTTCAACAGATTACACGATGTCAAAGCATGCAGTATTAGGACTAATGCGTGCGGCCAGCGTGCAACTTGCAACACACGGGATAAGAGTGAACATTGTCTCACCAAATGGGCTGGCTACACCTTTGACTTGTAAGTCGTTGGGGATGAGCGAGGAGAAAGCACAAGAGACTTATAAAAAATACGCGAGACTTGAGGGAGTGGTGCTCACGCCCAAACACGTGGCAGATGCTGTATTGTTTTTAGTTTCTAATGAGGCTGAGTTTATCACCGGCCTTGATCTTAGGGTCGATGGTGGATTCGCCTATGGCAAATAG